The Streptomyces sp. NBC_00102 genome segment AGGGTCCCGATGACCATGACGTCCTTGAGCACCGACACCCAGGCGCTGCCGCGCAGCCCGCTGACCACGACGAAGCCGGTGGCGACGGCGAAGGCGATGAAGTAGGCCCAGTTCAGGCTGATCGCGCCGTAGGAGATCGTCGAGACGACCACGCCCATGCCGGTGATCTGGAGCTGGATGTACGGCAGCAGGCAGACGGTGGCGAGTACGGCGACGAGCGCGCCGAGCCAGGGCCGCCGGAAGCGGTGCGCGACCATGTCGGTGATGCCGACCAGGCCGTGCTTGCGCGCGTACCCCCAGAGGGTGGGGCCGACCAGGTACCCGAGGGCGTACCCGCAGGACATGTACGCGACGACGTACAGCACGGGCGCACCGTAGTTGTAGCCCCAGCCGGCGGCGCCGAGGTAGCTGAAGCTGGTGTAGCCCTCACCGGCCATCAGCACCCAGATGAAGACGGCTCCCAGGCTCCGACCGCCCACGGACCACTCGGCCAGCCCGCCCCCTCCGCCGCCCCGCCCGCGCAGGGCGAGCAGGCCGAGCACGACGGTGAGCACCATGAAGCCGGCGAAGACGGAGGTGGCGACGGCGGCGTTCACCGGCGGTCCCCCCGCCGGGTCAGCCAGACGGCGACGGGCGTCAGCAGCGTCGCGCCGAGCATCCAGACGAACAGGAACGGCAGCCCGAACACGACGGGCTCCACCCGGTTCACCCAGGGCAGCGCCCCCAGGTACAGCACGTACGGGACCAGCAACCACCACACCTGCGGACGTCTTCTCAGCACCCAGGGACTTTATCCCCGCCCGCCACCACCCCCGGTGCTCCCGTGCCGTCGCCCGGCCGGGCGCGGGCGACGGCACGGGAGCACCGGGCGCGGGGCCCGATGGTGCTCTCGGGTGCTCTCAGATGGTGTCGGGTGGTGTCGGGTGGTGTCGGTACACCCGCGCACCCCTGTGTCCTGGTGCACCGCGCCCCCTCTCGCCGGTCGCTCCCGCGGGCCCACCTCCGCGCAGTACCGTGTGGGACATGCGCCCCGACACGCCTGCCGAGCACATCACCGAAGCCGAGCGACTGCTGCGCACCGCGTTGCGTTACCCGGAGGACCGCGAACCGCTGCTCCTCCAGGCCGCGGCCCACCTGGAACTCGCCGGCGAGCGTGCCCGCGCCGCGACCCTCTACGACGACCTGCTCACCGCGGACGACGACCCCGCCGAAGACCCCCACCTGGTGAAGGCCCTCAAGGCCGCCAACCTCTGGGAGTACGGGCACGAGGCCGAGGCCCGCGCGATCATCGACGGCCTGCGCGTCGCGGCCCCCCGCGCGGCGGCTCCGTGGACCATCGCCGCGGAGACCCTGGAGGCGCACGACGAGCTGGAGGCCGCCCACGACGTCTTCTCGACCGCGCTGACCCTGCTGCTGACGCCGGGCGAGGAAGTCCCGTACGCCACGCAGGCCCTGCTCACCGGCCGCCACCGCGTCCGCCGGCTGCGCGGCTCGGAACACGACGACTGGGACCGGCTCGCCGACACCCTGCACACGGCCGAGGTCCCCCTCGACGAACTCCACGACCCGAAGCGGCTCTGGTCCCTCGGCTCCTCGGACCCGGGCGAGCTGAAGGCCGAGATCACCCGCCTCCGTGCCGAGCTGGGCGTCTACCGCACGGCCCTCTCCCGCCCCTTCCCGGTCGCCGTCCTGCACTGGCCCGCGCCGGAACTGGCCGAACTCCTCGCCGCGTACCCGGCCCTGGCCGCCGAGTACCCCGACCACGCGGCCCACCTGACCGCCGTGGAGACCGCCCTGCGCGACCTCCACGCGGCCGGCACCGCGAACCTCGGCATCGTCACCGGCACCATCCCCTCGTACGAGGCCTTCGCCGCCTCCGAGGCCACCTCCCCCGCCGACCCGAACCTCCTCCCCCTCTACGCCACCACCCTCGCCGCCCGAGGCCGAGCCCTCCCCTGGCCCCCGTCCCGCTCGGCGGCCTGCTGGTGCGGGTCGGGGGACGCTTATGGGGGGTGCCACGGGGCGGGGTGACCTTCTCCTCCAGGCCAACGTGAATGGCGCGGAAACCTGTTGGGTTCCGCGCCATTCATGCTGGGTCAGCCGCAAGAGTGCCCTCAAGTGGCTGGAAATAGACGTCTGGCAGTCTCGCTCCGTGGGCAACCCGCCCGAACAGTTCCTCGTGTCGCACCTTTGCAATACGATCACAAAAAACTATTCGTTCTGGGCCGCCCCTCCCCCACGCAGGCCCGTTCTGTGTGTGCGAGGACGTACGTATGCCGCCTTATCAGCCGTCCGAAGACTGGCAGTTCGAGATTCCGACGGCAGGCAGCAAAAAACTCCCGCCGGCGGCCCGCTTCGTCGAATCGCTCAGCCACCAGGGATACAGCTTCGAGGCCGCGATCGCCGACCTGGTCGACAACTCCATCGACGCGGATGCCCGCAACGTGGTGATCAGCTTCCTCCGGGACGACGACCGGCTGGTCAGCCTTCTCGTGGTGGACGACGGTTCAGGCATGGACGACGGTGCCCTTGACACTGCGATGACGGTGGGGGGACAGCGGGAGTACGGCGACGGTGCGCTCGGGCACTTCGGCGCCGGCCTGAAAGCAGCCTCTCTGTCACACGCGGACTCGCTCACCGTCGTCAGCCGCACCAAGCGGAGCGCTTCGGCCGGGCGCCGCTGGCTGAACGCCCGGGCCCAGGAAGACTTCACCTGCGACATCGTTGAACCCCGTTACTGCCAGGACCTCGTGGACCGCTACGACGGCATCATCGGGTGGCACGGAACCATCGTTCGCTGGGACAACGTCCGGGCCTTCGACACCGTCACCACAGGCCAGACGGACCGCTATCTGAACGATGCCATCGAGAGGCTCGAAACCCACCTCGGCCTCTATCTCCACCGCTTCCTCGCCAGCGATGACTTCAACATCGACATCGTGGTCGAAGACGCACGGACGAAAGACGAATTGGACCATCGCGGCGTGGAACCTGTCGACCCTTTCGGGTACCGGGTCCCCGGCCGGGCCGGATACCCGCGCCCCTTCACCGCGCCGGTTGAGGGAGTCGGCAAGGTAACGCTGAACGCCCACATCTGGCCGCCGAAGTCACCGCTGGTCAGCTATCGCGGCATCGGCCCACTCGCCGAGCGGCAGGGCTTCTACATCTACCGGCACGACCGGCTCGTCCAGGCCGGCGGCTGGAACAGCACGCGGAGCCCGGAGGGACATCTCTCCCTGGCGCGCATTGCCATTGATCTGCCGGCCAAGCCCAACGATGTCTTCAGTCTCACCGTCAAGAAGGACGGGGTCACGGTCACCCCAGCCTTCGCGCGCGGCCTTGAGCAGGCGACCGACGGGCTTGGAGCCAGCTTCGGCACCTTCATCCAGGACGCCCAGACGACCTACCGGGAGGCGGCCCGGCGCGCGACTGAGCCGCAGCGCAAGGCAGTACTCCCTGCGGGACGGGGACTCGACCCACGTCTCAAGCGCACTCTCCGAGATGAACTCCCCGAGCTTGAGGGCGAGGACCCCATCACCTTCCGGTGGGCGCACCTGCCATCGGACGTGTTCTTCGAACTTGACCGCGACTCCCGCGAGGTCCTCCTGAACAAGGAGTACCGTCCAGCCTTCAACGGTGGCCGGCGCGGAGGTCTGAATGACGCTCCGGTCGTCAAGAGCATGCTCTACCTCATGGTCAATGAGATCTTCCAGAAGAGGCAGGTCCGGGCCGTTCACACGGACAACGTGGCGTTGTGGAACAACGTGCTGGTCACGGCCGCCCGTTGTGAACTCACG includes the following:
- a CDS encoding SEC-C domain-containing protein, translated to MRPDTPAEHITEAERLLRTALRYPEDREPLLLQAAAHLELAGERARAATLYDDLLTADDDPAEDPHLVKALKAANLWEYGHEAEARAIIDGLRVAAPRAAAPWTIAAETLEAHDELEAAHDVFSTALTLLLTPGEEVPYATQALLTGRHRVRRLRGSEHDDWDRLADTLHTAEVPLDELHDPKRLWSLGSSDPGELKAEITRLRAELGVYRTALSRPFPVAVLHWPAPELAELLAAYPALAAEYPDHAAHLTAVETALRDLHAAGTANLGIVTGTIPSYEAFAASEATSPADPNLLPLYATTLAARGRALPWPPSRSAACWCGSGDAYGGCHGAG
- a CDS encoding ATP-binding protein, which produces MPPYQPSEDWQFEIPTAGSKKLPPAARFVESLSHQGYSFEAAIADLVDNSIDADARNVVISFLRDDDRLVSLLVVDDGSGMDDGALDTAMTVGGQREYGDGALGHFGAGLKAASLSHADSLTVVSRTKRSASAGRRWLNARAQEDFTCDIVEPRYCQDLVDRYDGIIGWHGTIVRWDNVRAFDTVTTGQTDRYLNDAIERLETHLGLYLHRFLASDDFNIDIVVEDARTKDELDHRGVEPVDPFGYRVPGRAGYPRPFTAPVEGVGKVTLNAHIWPPKSPLVSYRGIGPLAERQGFYIYRHDRLVQAGGWNSTRSPEGHLSLARIAIDLPAKPNDVFSLTVKKDGVTVTPAFARGLEQATDGLGASFGTFIQDAQTTYREAARRATEPQRKAVLPAGRGLDPRLKRTLRDELPELEGEDPITFRWAHLPSDVFFELDRDSREVLLNKEYRPAFNGGRRGGLNDAPVVKSMLYLMVNEIFQKRQVRAVHTDNVALWNNVLVTAARCELTR
- a CDS encoding DUF3311 domain-containing protein — translated: MLVPYVLYLGALPWVNRVEPVVFGLPFLFVWMLGATLLTPVAVWLTRRGDRR